The genomic DNA CTCGGCCATGCGGACGGCTCGCTTGCACTTGCCGGGCTGACCCATGTTGGCGTACGCGCGGGCCTCCATCGCATACAGCATGGACTGGGTGCGCGGGCTCGCGCAGTCACGGCTGCCGTACTGGGCGAGATGGATGAGTTCCAGGGCGTCCTCGGGGCGGCCGAGGTGGATCATCTGGCGGCTCATGCTGGAGAGCACGTACGAGCCGAGGGGCTTGTCGCCGGCCTCCTTGGCCGCGTGCAGGGCGAGGACCAAATACTTCTGCGCGGTGGGCTGGAGTCCCACGTCGTAGCTCATCCAGCCCGCCAGCTCGGCCAGCTCGGCGGCGACCTTGAACAGGCGTTTGGTGGTGGCCGCGGGCTGGGGCTCCTGGAGGAGGTCGGTCACCTCGTGCAGCTGGCCGACGACCGCTTTGCGGCGCAGGCCGCCGCCGCACTGGGCGTCCCACTGCCGGAACATCACGGTGGTGGATTCGAGGAGGTCCAGCTCGGGCCTGGACAGCCGGCCGGCGCGGCGCGACGCGGCCAGGGGCTCGGGCTCCTCCCGCGGGGCGGCGGGGCCGGGCACGAGCCAGCGCTGCATGGGTTCGATGAGGGACGGGCCGGCGGCGAGGGCCAGCGACGTACCGAGGAAGCCGCGCCGCGCCAGCATCAGGTCGCTGCGCGAGAACTCGCTGATCAGCGCCACGGTCTGCGGGCCCGTCCAGGGCAGGTCGACGCCGGACACAGACGGTGCCTGGTGGGCGGTGCGCAGTCCGAGGTCCTCGACGGCGACCACACAGCCGAAGCGCTCGGAGAACAGCTCGGACAGGATGCGCGGAATCGGCTCACGCGGGTTCTCGCCGTCGAGCCAGCGCCGGACCCGCGAGGTGTCCGTGGAGATGTGGCTGGCCCCCAGCTGGCGGGCCCGGCGGTTCACCTGTCGTGCGAGCTCGCCCTTCGACCAGCCGCTGCGCACGAACCACGAGCCCAGAAGCTCATTGGGGCGCCTGTCAGCGTTCGTACCGCTTCCGCCGTTGCCGCCCACTGGAACGCCCCCATCCCTGAAACCACTTGTGCGCTGTGTGCGCCAAGCCCTACCAGAATGCCGGTAAACGCGGCCGTCTGTCCGGCGGTTCTCACCCGTCGAACGGTAAGCCGACTTGCCTCCGGCATACCCATGAGCGCATGCATCCCCAGGGCTCGTGCACTCAACGTAATCCCACGATCACGGGTCCAGCCATGGCGATCCCGGAAACGCCACCATTCGCCACCCCTTCGGATGAACTCCCGGCGACTCGTACGCGATTCACTTGACAGTGGACGGCCGGAAGTGGGTGAAGCGGTGCACAAAGAGGCGTGCGCCACCGAGCGCACTACCCGGAGCACCACAGGGCGCCGCCCGGAGCATGCGGCGACCGAGGAGGTCGGTAACGCCGCGTCACGATCCGCTTCCGTCTCGTAACCACCGGCGCGCTGGACCCGTTGGAGGGGGTATGGGCTTCACGATCGGCGGTACGCGCGGAATCCGCGAAATTCGACCCGGCGCCCGGCGCCGTGGCCGCTCGTCGGAGTGCACCGCCGTGGCCGAGTACACCGGACTGTGGGGCTGGGACGTCGTCGCCGGCGCCCGGGCCGCGGCGGGCGCGTGCTCCTGCGGCAGGGCGGAGTGCGTCCGGCCCGGCGCACATCCGCTGGACTTCGCCACTCCCCTGCCCGCCGGCGCGACGCTCGACGAGGTGACCGAGGCCTGGGCCGAGGTCCCCGGCGCCGCCGTGCTGCTGCCGGTCGGCCGCGCGTTCGACGTGATCGAGGTCGCCGAGGCCGCCGGACGGCACGCCCTGGTCCGGCTGGAGCGCATGGGGCTCCCGCTCGGCCCGGTGACCGCGACTCCGGACGGCCGCGCCCACTTCTTCGTCGCCCCGGGCGCGGCGGCCGAACTCCCCGAGTTGCTCTACCGGATGGCCTGGGACGACACCTCCCTCGACCTGCGCGCCCTGGGCCCCGGTACGTACATCACGGCCCCGCCCTCCGACCTCGGCGGTCTCGGGCCGGTGCGCTGGCTGCGCTCCCCCGCGCTCGACTCGGCGACGAACCCGCCCGCCGCGCGGCTGCTCCTGGGGACGCTGGCCTACGTGGCGCATCGATCGCGCGCGTAGCGCCACGCGCGCGCAGACGAAGCGCCCGTCCCCAACCGCAACTCGGGGGCGGGCGCTTCTTCGACCACTTACCAGGTTTCGTAAGTGGGTCACTCTCCGACAAGAGCGTCAACAAACGCCTCCGGCTCGAACGGCGCCAGGTCGTCCGCGCCCTCGCCGAGCCCGATCAGTTTGACCGGCACCCCCAGCTCGCGCTGCACGGCGATGACGATGCCGCCCTTGGCGGTGCCGTCCAGCTTGGTGAGCACGATGCCGGTGATATTGACGACCTCGGCGAAGACACGTGCCTGGACCAGGCCGTTCTGCCCGGTGGTGGCGTCGAGGACGAGCAGTACCTCGTCGAGCGGGGCGTGCTTCTCGACGACGCGCTTGACCTTGCCCAGCTCGTCCATGAGCCCGGTCTTGGTGTGCAGCCGCCCCGCGGTGTCGATGAGGACGACGTCGGCGCCCTCCTCGATGCCCTCCTTGACGGCGTCGAAGGCGATCGACGCCGGGTCGCCGCCCTCGGGTCCGCGCACGGTGCGGGCGCCGACGCGCTCACCCCAGGTCTGCAGCTGGTCGGCGGCGGCGGCACGGAAGGTGTCGGCGGCGCCGAGCACCACATGCTTGCCGTCGGCGACGAGCACCCGGGCGAGCTTGCCGGTGGTGGTGGTCTTGCCGGTGCCGTTGACACCGACGACCATCACGATCCCGGGGGTGTCGAGGTTGGAGTCGGTCCTGACCTCGCGGTCGAACTCGGGGACGAGGAGCTGGAGCAGCTCTTCGCGCAGCAGGCCGCGCAGCTCCTGGGGCGTACGGGTGCCGAGCACCTTCACCCGCTCGCGCAGCCGCTCGACCAGCTCCTGGGTGGGCTGCACGCCGACGTCGGCGGTGAGCAGCGTGTCCTCGATCTCCTCCCAGGTGTCCTCGTCGAGGTGCTCGCGCGACAGGAGCGTGAGCAGCCCCTTGCCGAGCGCGTTCTGCGAGCGGGAGAGCCGGGTGCGCAGCCGCACCAGGCGTCCCGCGGTCGGCTCCGGGACCTCGATCGCCGGGACTTCGACGACGGGTGCCTCTTCGACGGCGACCGGCGCCGCCGCCGACTTGTCCGGGAGATCAACCTCCTCGATCGTTCTGCGCGGTTCGTCGCGCGGCTGCTCGGCCTCGTCGCCGACATGCGGCTCGGCCGGAGGGGCGGTGATGTCGGGCGTCGTGGGGGGCGCCGGGGGCAGCGGCTTCTTGCGGCGACTGCCGATGACGAGCCCACCGAGCGCGCCGAGCACGACCACGGCGATGACTACAGCAAGGATGACGGTTTCCATAACGCGTCCAGTATCGGCCATGGGCCTCGAACCGGCCGAGCTTGCGCGTTCCGCCGAGGGACATAGGCCGTTTTAGTGATGTACTCGGATTAACGTACGATGTCGCCCCATGAGCACCACCGCATCGAACGATGGCGCCCTCGAAACGCACGGCGAGTCCCACGGCCTCGAAACCCGAGGCCTAGACCCCGTCCCCCACTCCGAGCGCACCGCCCGCACCCGGGAACTCCTCCCCACCTGGGTCGCCGCCAATATCAGCGTTCTGCTCCTCAGCATGGGGGCGGGGCTGGCCGTCTCGTACGGACTGAACTTCTGGCAGGCCCTCGTGGTCGGCGTCGCGGCGCCGGTCGTGTCGTACGGGCTGGTCGGCCTCATGGGTATCGCCGGCAAGCGCGGTGGCGCGCCCGGCATGGCCCTGTCCCGCGCGGTCTTCGGCCAGCGCGGCAACCTGCTCCCCGGCGCGCTGATCTGGATCGCCCGCTGGGGCTGGGAGACGATCAACGCGGTGACCGGCGCCTATGCGCTGCTCACCGTCCTGAACATCCTCTTCGGCATCAGGAGCAACACGTTCCTGATCATCGTGACACTGCTGCTCTTCGTCGTCACCACCTTCGTGATCTCCGGCCTCGGGATCAACGCGGTGCGCAGGTGCAACCGGTGGGCGTCCTACCTCTTCGCCGGCTTCTCCGTGCTCGTACTCGGCCATCTGGTCGTCGACACCGACTGGGGCAAGGTCTTCGGGCAGGCGGCGGGCCCCACGCCCCTGATGATCACCGGTGTCGGCGTGATCGCCGCGGGCGGCATCAGCTGGGCTCCCTCCTCCCCCGACTTCACGCGCTATCTGCCGCGTACGGCGTCGTCTGTGGCGATCGTGCGCAACACGGTCGGCGGCGCCGGCGTCGTCGTCCTGCCCATGGTCCTGATGGGTGCGGTCATGGCGGTCTCCACGCCCGATCTGGCCTCGGCGGCCGACCCGGTGTCCTTCCTCGGCGAGATCCTGCCGTTGTGGATCGCGGTGCCGTACCTGCTCATCGCCCTGGTCGGCATGCTGCTGATCAACGCCATGTCGATGTACTCGGCGGGCTTCACCGCGCAGACCCTCGGCTTCCGGGTGCCGCGGCACTGGGCGGTCTCCGTCAACGCGGTGATCTCGCTGGTCTTCGGCGGTGTCCTGATGCTGGTGGCGACCTCCTTCATGGGGTCCTTCATCGCCTTCCTGTCGCTGCTCGCGGTCGCGTTCTCGGCCTGGGTCGGCGTGTTCGGCGCGGACATGCTGCGGCGCCGTGAGTACGACGCCGGGGCCCTGCTCGACACCACGCGCACCAGCGCCTACTGGTACCGGGGCGGCTTCAGCCCGGCCGCGGTCGCCGCGTGGGCGGTCGGCCTGGGCACCGGGCTGCTGTTCACGACGTCCGACTGGTTCACCGGCCCGCTGGCGAGCGGCAACCCGGTCGGCGAGTACGGGCTCGGCTGGGTGGCCACGGTCGTGGTGTCCTTCCTGCTGTACGTCGCCCTGCCCAAGCCCGCGCTCCCGCGGACGCCGGCTCCCGCCACGGAAGAGCCCGCACCCCTGGCTGTCTGACGCACCGTCAGCTACCGTCCCCCTCCACACACGAAGGGGGGCTCCCATGCCCGTGACGGTCGTACGTTTCAACCTCGTCGAGCCCGGCGCGACGCCCGCCTCGCTCAGCGCCCGCTACCGGGCGGCGCTCGAGATGGCCGCGTACGCCGACGACCGCGGGATCACCACCGTGCAGACCGAGGAGCACCACGGCGTCGCCAACAACTGGCTGCCCTCGCCGTTCGCCTTCGCGGGCGCGGTCTTCGGTGCGACCCGGCACATCGCGGTCACCGTCTCGGCGGTCATCGGCCCCCTGCACGACCCGCTGCGACTGGCCGAGGACATCTCCGTGCTCGACCTGCTCAGCGGCGGCCGGCTCATCACGGTGGCGGGGATCGGCTACCGGCCCGAGGAGTACGCCCTCTTCGACGTCGACTGGAAGAGGCGCGGCAGGCTCCAGGACGAGCTTCTGGAGACCGTGCTGAAGGCGTGGACCGGTGAGGAGTTCGAGTACCGGGGCCGTACGGTACGGGTCACCCCGCGCCCGTTCTCGGATCCGCACCCGCTCCTGCTGGTCGGCGGCTCCTCGAAGGCCGCGGCCCGCCGTGCCGCCCGCCTCGGCCTCCCCTTCTTCCCCAGCGCGCATCTGCCGGAGCTGGAGGCGTACTACAAGGACCGGCTCATCGAGTACGGCACCGAGGGCTGGACCATGATGCCGTCGGCCGTGACCCCGCTGCTGCACATCGCCGAGGACCCGGACCGGACGTGGGCCGAGTACGGCGAGTACTTCCTGCACGAGGCACGGACGTACGCCTCCTGGCAGTCCGCGGAGATTCGCTCGGCGGTGAAGTCGGCCGCCACCACGGTCGACGAGCTGCGCGCCGAGGGTGTCTACCGGATCCTCACGCCCGACGAGTGCGTGGCCCAGGGCCTGGACAACCATGTCCTGCATCCGCTGTCCGGCGGGATGCCCGTCGACGAGGGCTGGCGCAGCCTGCACCTGTTCTGCGAAAACGTACTGCCCCGGCTCAAGGACCTCGAGGGCTGAGCCGGGGCGGTACGTCTCTTACGAGTACGAGGAGAGGGGCAGCGGGGACTTGGCCCTTCTCCCCGAGCTTCGGGGAGGGAGGGGGGTCAGCCCATCTCCTCCAGCGCCTTGCCCTTGGTCTCCTTCACGAACTTGAGCACGAAGGGGATGGAGAGCGCGGCGAACACCGTGTAGATGATGTACGTGCCGGAGAGGCTCCAGTCGGCCAGGGACGGGAAGCTCGCGGTGATCGCCCAGTTGGCGATCCACTGGGCCGACGCGGCCACACCGAGCGCGGCGGCACGGATCCTGTTCGGGAACATCTCGCCGAGGAAGACCCAGACCACGACGCCCCAGGAGAGGGCGAAGAAGAGGACGAACACGTGGGCGGCGATCAGGGCCACCCAGCCCTGGGTGGCCGGCAGCTTGCCGTCGACGAGGTCGTACGAGAAGGCCCAGGCCTCCAGCGCGAGACCGATGACCATACCCACGGAGCCGATGATCGCGAGCGGCTTGCGGCCGACCCTGTCGACGAAGATCATGGCGATCACGGTGCCGATGATGTTGATGATCGACGTGGTGAACGAGTAGAGGAACGAGTCCGTCGGGTCGACGCCGACCGACTGCCACAGCGTCGCCGAGTAGTAGAACGCCACGTTGATGCCGACGAACTGCTGGAAGACCGAGAGTCCGATACCGACCCAGACGATCGGCTTGAAGAAGAAGGTGCCGCCGAGCAGGTCCTTGAAGCTCGGCTTCTCCTCGCGGTACATGGCGAGCCTGATCTCCTCCACGCGGGCGTCGAGGTCGATCTCCTTGCCCTCGACCTCTTCGAGCACCTCACGGGCGCGCGCGTCCTTGCCCGCTTCGATCAGATAGCGCGGCGACTCGGGGATCGCGAAGGAGAGCAGACCGTAGAGGACGGCCGGGACGACCATGACGCCGAGCATGACCTGCCAGGCTTCGAGGCCCAGCAGCTTGCCGCGCTGGTCGCCGCCGGCGGCGTTCAGGATGGCCCAGTTGACCAGCTGCGAGATGGCGATGCCGATGACGATCGCGGCCTGCTGGAAGGAGCCGAGACGGCCGCGGTACGCGGCCGGGGCGACCTCGGCGATGTAGGCGGGGCCGATCACGGAGGCCATACCGATGGCGAAGCCGCCGATGACGCGCCAGAACGCGAGGTCCCACAGCGCGAAGGGCAGCGCCGAGCCGATGGCGCTGGCGGTGAACAGCACGGCGGCGATCTGCATGCACCGGATGCGGCCGATGCGGTCGGCTATGCGGCCCGCGGTCGCGGCGCCGACGGCGCAGCCGATCAGCGCGATGGCGATGACCTGGGCCAGGGTCGCGGAACCGATGTCGTACTTGCTCCGGATGGCCTCGACGGCGCCGTTGATCACGGCACTGTCGTAACCGAAGAGGAAGCCGCCCATCGCGGCCGCCGCCGCGATGAAGATGACATGGCCGAGATGCTCGGGATGAGCTTCCCGGGCTCCGGGCGCCTGCGCTGTGCTGGTCACGTAAAACTCCTCGGGCCACCGGCCTCGCTGCCGGGGGTGGGGGCGAGCCCTTCAGTCATGGTTCCAGTGGCGCACAACTTCACGCCGCCCACCACCTGAAGGTAAAAGCAACGTTGCAGAGACTATGCCTTCAAGTAACGAAGTCAATAGGGGGTCCGCTGTGAGTTTTAACGACTCAGAGTTGCACTTACCTTCAAGACTTGAACTCAACCCATGGACAGGATCCGCCTACCCCGAGGACCGGAAGACAAGCCGCGGCGTGTCAGCGCAGCCGCTGGCTGATGACCTTCGACACCCCGTCACCCTGCATGGAGACGCCGTAGAGCGCGTCGGCGACCTCCATCGTGCGCTTCTGGTGCGTGATCACGATCAGCTGCGAGGCCTCCTGGAGCTCCTGCATGATCCGGATCAGCCGCTGCAGGTTGGTGTCGTCGAGCGCCGCCTCGACCTCGTCCATCACATAGAACGGGCTGGGCCGCGCCTTGAAGATCGACACAAGGAGGGCGACGGCGGTGAGAGACCTCTCCCCGCCGGAGAGCAGACTCAGCCGCTTGACCTTCTTGCCCGGGGGCCGCGCCTCGACGTCCACGCCCGTGGTGAGCATGTTGTCGGGATCGGTCAGGATCAGCCGCCCCTCACCGCCCGGGAACAACCGGCCGAAGACTCCTTCGAACTCCCGTGCGGTGTCCCGGTA from Streptomyces avermitilis MA-4680 = NBRC 14893 includes the following:
- the ftsY gene encoding signal recognition particle-docking protein FtsY; this translates as METVILAVVIAVVVLGALGGLVIGSRRKKPLPPAPPTTPDITAPPAEPHVGDEAEQPRDEPRRTIEEVDLPDKSAAAPVAVEEAPVVEVPAIEVPEPTAGRLVRLRTRLSRSQNALGKGLLTLLSREHLDEDTWEEIEDTLLTADVGVQPTQELVERLRERVKVLGTRTPQELRGLLREELLQLLVPEFDREVRTDSNLDTPGIVMVVGVNGTGKTTTTGKLARVLVADGKHVVLGAADTFRAAAADQLQTWGERVGARTVRGPEGGDPASIAFDAVKEGIEEGADVVLIDTAGRLHTKTGLMDELGKVKRVVEKHAPLDEVLLVLDATTGQNGLVQARVFAEVVNITGIVLTKLDGTAKGGIVIAVQRELGVPVKLIGLGEGADDLAPFEPEAFVDALVGE
- a CDS encoding sugar porter family MFS transporter; translated protein: MTSTAQAPGAREAHPEHLGHVIFIAAAAAMGGFLFGYDSAVINGAVEAIRSKYDIGSATLAQVIAIALIGCAVGAATAGRIADRIGRIRCMQIAAVLFTASAIGSALPFALWDLAFWRVIGGFAIGMASVIGPAYIAEVAPAAYRGRLGSFQQAAIVIGIAISQLVNWAILNAAGGDQRGKLLGLEAWQVMLGVMVVPAVLYGLLSFAIPESPRYLIEAGKDARAREVLEEVEGKEIDLDARVEEIRLAMYREEKPSFKDLLGGTFFFKPIVWVGIGLSVFQQFVGINVAFYYSATLWQSVGVDPTDSFLYSFTTSIINIIGTVIAMIFVDRVGRKPLAIIGSVGMVIGLALEAWAFSYDLVDGKLPATQGWVALIAAHVFVLFFALSWGVVVWVFLGEMFPNRIRAAALGVAASAQWIANWAITASFPSLADWSLSGTYIIYTVFAALSIPFVLKFVKETKGKALEEMG
- a CDS encoding cytosine permease; translation: MSTTASNDGALETHGESHGLETRGLDPVPHSERTARTRELLPTWVAANISVLLLSMGAGLAVSYGLNFWQALVVGVAAPVVSYGLVGLMGIAGKRGGAPGMALSRAVFGQRGNLLPGALIWIARWGWETINAVTGAYALLTVLNILFGIRSNTFLIIVTLLLFVVTTFVISGLGINAVRRCNRWASYLFAGFSVLVLGHLVVDTDWGKVFGQAAGPTPLMITGVGVIAAGGISWAPSSPDFTRYLPRTASSVAIVRNTVGGAGVVVLPMVLMGAVMAVSTPDLASAADPVSFLGEILPLWIAVPYLLIALVGMLLINAMSMYSAGFTAQTLGFRVPRHWAVSVNAVISLVFGGVLMLVATSFMGSFIAFLSLLAVAFSAWVGVFGADMLRRREYDAGALLDTTRTSAYWYRGGFSPAAVAAWAVGLGTGLLFTTSDWFTGPLASGNPVGEYGLGWVATVVVSFLLYVALPKPALPRTPAPATEEPAPLAV
- a CDS encoding bifunctional DNA primase/polymerase, with the translated sequence MGFTIGGTRGIREIRPGARRRGRSSECTAVAEYTGLWGWDVVAGARAAAGACSCGRAECVRPGAHPLDFATPLPAGATLDEVTEAWAEVPGAAVLLPVGRAFDVIEVAEAAGRHALVRLERMGLPLGPVTATPDGRAHFFVAPGAAAELPELLYRMAWDDTSLDLRALGPGTYITAPPSDLGGLGPVRWLRSPALDSATNPPAARLLLGTLAYVAHRSRA
- a CDS encoding LLM class flavin-dependent oxidoreductase, which codes for MPVTVVRFNLVEPGATPASLSARYRAALEMAAYADDRGITTVQTEEHHGVANNWLPSPFAFAGAVFGATRHIAVTVSAVIGPLHDPLRLAEDISVLDLLSGGRLITVAGIGYRPEEYALFDVDWKRRGRLQDELLETVLKAWTGEEFEYRGRTVRVTPRPFSDPHPLLLVGGSSKAAARRAARLGLPFFPSAHLPELEAYYKDRLIEYGTEGWTMMPSAVTPLLHIAEDPDRTWAEYGEYFLHEARTYASWQSAEIRSAVKSAATTVDELRAEGVYRILTPDECVAQGLDNHVLHPLSGGMPVDEGWRSLHLFCENVLPRLKDLEG